The Thunnus thynnus chromosome 2, fThuThy2.1, whole genome shotgun sequence genome includes a region encoding these proteins:
- the ubl4a gene encoding ubiquitin-like protein 4A codes for MILTVKPLQGKECSVHVTEDEKVSTVKELVSERLNIPANQQRLLYKGKALADEHRLSDYSIGPEAKLNLVIRPVGERTGASGTGASSSSGTQGGVWQTVSTILARHFSPADAAKVHEQLIKDYERSLRQLSLDDIERLAGRLLHPDGEGMDTSYMD; via the exons ATGATCCTCACCGTGAAGCCGCTCCAAGGAAAAGAATGCAGCGTACAT GTGACTGAAGATGAAAAGGTCTCCACAGTGAAGGAACTTGTGTCCGAACGTCTCAACATACCAGCTAATCAGCAGCGGTTGCTCTATAAAGGCAAAGCGCTTGCAG ATGAACACAGACTGAGTGATTACTCCATTGGGCCTGAGGCTAAATTGAATCTGGTAATCCGTCCAGTGGGAGAGAGGACTGGAGCGTCAGGGACGggtgccagcagcagcagcggcacaCAGGGAGGAGTGTGGCAGACAGTGTCCACTATCCTTGCTCGGCACTTCAGTCCTGCAGATGCAGCAAAAGTCCACGAACAGCTTATTAAG gATTATGAACGTTCACTTCGACAACTTAGTCTAGATGACATTGAGCGCTTGGCCGGAAGACTGCTTCACCCCGATGGCGAAGGCATGGACACCTCATACATGGACTAA
- the si:dkey-32e23.4 gene encoding dynamin-1-like protein isoform X2, with protein sequence MENLIPTINRLQEVFLTVGAEIIQLPQIVVVGSQSSGKSSVLESLVGRDFLPRGSGIVTRRPLVLQLVNVAPLQERLKIENGVKAEEWGTFLHCKNQIFTDFAEIRREIEAETERSSGDNKGISPEPIYLKIFSPKVLNLTLVDLPGITKVPVGDQPEDIESQVQEMILSFISNPNSLILAVSPANSDLATSDALKLAREVDPDGRRTLLVISKLDLMDAGTDALEVLLGRVIPVRLGIIGVVNRSQHDINTQKSLEDSMRDEQAFLQRHYPSLASRAGSHYLAKTLSRLLMHHIRDCLPDLKTRVTVLSAQYQARLNSYGQPVEDQSATLLQIVTKFASDYCNTIEGTARHIQTTELCGGARMCYIFHETFGRTLQSIDPLGGLTELDILTAIRNATGPRPALFVPEVSFELLVKRQIKRLEEPSLRCVELVHEELQRIIQHCSSFSTQELLRFPKLHDSIVEVVTGLLRKRLPITNEMVHNLVAIELAYINTKHPDFTDAAQVSASVNNQQTEALDGGKRWKNEKVAEEKAPAAGFGSPGRSQAINLLDTAVPVSRKLSVKEQRDCEVIQRLIKCYFLIVRKSIQDSVPKTVMHFLVNFVKEHLQSELVGQLYKQPLLQELLIESQDTAQQRTEVAQMLEALKKANNIISEIRETHLW encoded by the exons ATGGAGAATCTGATCCCCACCATCAACCGGCTGCAGGAGGTCTTTCTCACAGTGGGGGCAGAGATCATCCAGCTGCCGCAGATAGTTGTGGTTGGATCTCAG AGCAGTGGAAAGAGCTCTGTGCTGGAGAGCCTGGTTGGGCGGGATTTCTTGCCTCGGGGATCAGGAATAGTCACAAGACGACCCCTGGTGTTGCAGCTTGTTAATGTTGCCCCTTTGCAGGAGAGACTGAAGATCGAGAATG gTGTCAAAGCTGAAGAATGGGGTACATTCCTGCACTGCAAAAACCAG ATCTTCACAGATTTTGCAGAAATTCGCCGAGAAATTGAAGCAGAGACTGAACGCAGTTCAGGTGACAACAAG GGAATCAGTCCTGAGCCCATCTATTTAAAGATTTTCTCCCCCAAAGTCCTTAATCTCACACTGGTTGATTTGCCTGGCATTACTAAG GTTCCTGTTGGAGACCAGCCAGAGGACATCGAGTCTCAAGTGCAAGAGATGATCTTGTCCTTCATCTCCAATCCAAACTCCCTCATCCTAGCGGTGTCCCCTGCCAACTCTGACTTGGCCACTTCTGATGCACTGAAATTGGCTCGTGAGGTTGATCCAGATG GTCGAAGAACACTGCTGGTGATCAGTAAGCTGGATCTGATGGATGCAGGGACCGATGCTCTGGAGGTCCTCCTGGGTCGAGTCATTCCAGTCAGGCTCGGGATTATTGGGGTGGTTAACAG GAGCCAGCATGACATCAATACCCAGAAGAGCCTTGAGGACTCTATGAGGGATGAGCAGGCCTTCCTGCAGCGCCACTACCCCTCGCTCGCCTCCCGCGCCGGCTCACACTATCTGGCCAAAACTCTCAGCAGACTGCTCATGCACCACATCCGGGACTGCCTGCCAGACCTCAAAACCCGTGTGACTGTGCTAAGCGCCCAGTACCAGGCACGGCTCAACAGCTATGGCCAGCCAGTAGAGGACCAAAGCGCCACCTTGCTGCAGATCGTCACTAAGTTTGCCAGTGATTACTGCAACACCATAGAAGGAACGGCCAGGCACATTCAAACCACAGAGCT CTGTGGGGGTGCTAGGATGTGTTACATATTCCATGAGACCTTTGGCCGCACTTTGCAGTCCATCGACCCCCTCGGGGGACTCACTGAGCTCGATATCCTCACTGCCATCCGCAATGCAACG GGTCCTCGGCCAGCACTTTTTGTGCCCGAGGTGTCCTTTGAGTTGCTGGTGAAGCGGCAAATTAAACGGCTGGAGGAGCCCAGTCTACGCTGTGTAGAGCTCGTCCATGAAGAACTACAGAGGATCATTCAGCACTGCTCCTCCTTCAGCACGCAG GAGCTTCTGCGATTCCCCAAACTGCACGATTCCATTGTGGAAGTTGTGACTGGATTACTGCGGAAACGCTTGCCGATTACCAATGAAATG GTGCACAATTTAGTAGCAATAGAGCTGGCCTACATCAACACAAAACATCCAGACTTCACAGATGCAGCGCAGGTCTCAGCATCTGTCAACAATCAGCAG ACAGAGGCCCTTGATGGAGGGAAGCGCTGGAAGAATGAGAAGGTTGCGGAAGAGAAAGCTCCGGCTGCAGGCTTTGGCAGCCCCGGCAGAAGTCAGGCCATTAACCTTCTTGACACA GCGGTGCCCGTATCCCGCAAGCTGAGTGTGAAGGAGCAGAGGGACTGTGAGGTCATCCAGCGCCTCATCAAGTGCTACTTCCTCATTGTCCGCAAAAGCATCCAGGACAG TGTGCCCAAGACAGTGATGCACTTCCTGGTGAACTTTGTGAAAGAGCATCTGCAGAGTGAGCTGGTGGGTCAGCTTTACAAACAGCCACTGCTGCAGGAGCTGCTCATTGAGTCACAGGACACGGCACAGCAGCGGACCGAGGTTGCTCAAATGCTTGAG gcGCTTAAAAAAGCCAATAACATCATCTCTGAGATCCGAGAGACCCATCTGTGGTAG
- the si:dkey-32e23.4 gene encoding dynamin-1-like protein isoform X1 codes for MENLIPTINRLQEVFLTVGAEIIQLPQIVVVGSQSSGKSSVLESLVGRDFLPRGSGIVTRRPLVLQLVNVAPLQERLKIENGNAVKQNAQNSYPGVKAEEWGTFLHCKNQIFTDFAEIRREIEAETERSSGDNKGISPEPIYLKIFSPKVLNLTLVDLPGITKVPVGDQPEDIESQVQEMILSFISNPNSLILAVSPANSDLATSDALKLAREVDPDGRRTLLVISKLDLMDAGTDALEVLLGRVIPVRLGIIGVVNRSQHDINTQKSLEDSMRDEQAFLQRHYPSLASRAGSHYLAKTLSRLLMHHIRDCLPDLKTRVTVLSAQYQARLNSYGQPVEDQSATLLQIVTKFASDYCNTIEGTARHIQTTELCGGARMCYIFHETFGRTLQSIDPLGGLTELDILTAIRNATGPRPALFVPEVSFELLVKRQIKRLEEPSLRCVELVHEELQRIIQHCSSFSTQELLRFPKLHDSIVEVVTGLLRKRLPITNEMVHNLVAIELAYINTKHPDFTDAAQVSASVNNQQTEALDGGKRWKNEKVAEEKAPAAGFGSPGRSQAINLLDTAVPVSRKLSVKEQRDCEVIQRLIKCYFLIVRKSIQDSVPKTVMHFLVNFVKEHLQSELVGQLYKQPLLQELLIESQDTAQQRTEVAQMLEALKKANNIISEIRETHLW; via the exons ATGGAGAATCTGATCCCCACCATCAACCGGCTGCAGGAGGTCTTTCTCACAGTGGGGGCAGAGATCATCCAGCTGCCGCAGATAGTTGTGGTTGGATCTCAG AGCAGTGGAAAGAGCTCTGTGCTGGAGAGCCTGGTTGGGCGGGATTTCTTGCCTCGGGGATCAGGAATAGTCACAAGACGACCCCTGGTGTTGCAGCTTGTTAATGTTGCCCCTTTGCAGGAGAGACTGAAGATCGAGAATG GAAATGCGGTAAAACAAAATGCCCAAAACAGCTACCCAG gTGTCAAAGCTGAAGAATGGGGTACATTCCTGCACTGCAAAAACCAG ATCTTCACAGATTTTGCAGAAATTCGCCGAGAAATTGAAGCAGAGACTGAACGCAGTTCAGGTGACAACAAG GGAATCAGTCCTGAGCCCATCTATTTAAAGATTTTCTCCCCCAAAGTCCTTAATCTCACACTGGTTGATTTGCCTGGCATTACTAAG GTTCCTGTTGGAGACCAGCCAGAGGACATCGAGTCTCAAGTGCAAGAGATGATCTTGTCCTTCATCTCCAATCCAAACTCCCTCATCCTAGCGGTGTCCCCTGCCAACTCTGACTTGGCCACTTCTGATGCACTGAAATTGGCTCGTGAGGTTGATCCAGATG GTCGAAGAACACTGCTGGTGATCAGTAAGCTGGATCTGATGGATGCAGGGACCGATGCTCTGGAGGTCCTCCTGGGTCGAGTCATTCCAGTCAGGCTCGGGATTATTGGGGTGGTTAACAG GAGCCAGCATGACATCAATACCCAGAAGAGCCTTGAGGACTCTATGAGGGATGAGCAGGCCTTCCTGCAGCGCCACTACCCCTCGCTCGCCTCCCGCGCCGGCTCACACTATCTGGCCAAAACTCTCAGCAGACTGCTCATGCACCACATCCGGGACTGCCTGCCAGACCTCAAAACCCGTGTGACTGTGCTAAGCGCCCAGTACCAGGCACGGCTCAACAGCTATGGCCAGCCAGTAGAGGACCAAAGCGCCACCTTGCTGCAGATCGTCACTAAGTTTGCCAGTGATTACTGCAACACCATAGAAGGAACGGCCAGGCACATTCAAACCACAGAGCT CTGTGGGGGTGCTAGGATGTGTTACATATTCCATGAGACCTTTGGCCGCACTTTGCAGTCCATCGACCCCCTCGGGGGACTCACTGAGCTCGATATCCTCACTGCCATCCGCAATGCAACG GGTCCTCGGCCAGCACTTTTTGTGCCCGAGGTGTCCTTTGAGTTGCTGGTGAAGCGGCAAATTAAACGGCTGGAGGAGCCCAGTCTACGCTGTGTAGAGCTCGTCCATGAAGAACTACAGAGGATCATTCAGCACTGCTCCTCCTTCAGCACGCAG GAGCTTCTGCGATTCCCCAAACTGCACGATTCCATTGTGGAAGTTGTGACTGGATTACTGCGGAAACGCTTGCCGATTACCAATGAAATG GTGCACAATTTAGTAGCAATAGAGCTGGCCTACATCAACACAAAACATCCAGACTTCACAGATGCAGCGCAGGTCTCAGCATCTGTCAACAATCAGCAG ACAGAGGCCCTTGATGGAGGGAAGCGCTGGAAGAATGAGAAGGTTGCGGAAGAGAAAGCTCCGGCTGCAGGCTTTGGCAGCCCCGGCAGAAGTCAGGCCATTAACCTTCTTGACACA GCGGTGCCCGTATCCCGCAAGCTGAGTGTGAAGGAGCAGAGGGACTGTGAGGTCATCCAGCGCCTCATCAAGTGCTACTTCCTCATTGTCCGCAAAAGCATCCAGGACAG TGTGCCCAAGACAGTGATGCACTTCCTGGTGAACTTTGTGAAAGAGCATCTGCAGAGTGAGCTGGTGGGTCAGCTTTACAAACAGCCACTGCTGCAGGAGCTGCTCATTGAGTCACAGGACACGGCACAGCAGCGGACCGAGGTTGCTCAAATGCTTGAG gcGCTTAAAAAAGCCAATAACATCATCTCTGAGATCCGAGAGACCCATCTGTGGTAG